Proteins from a single region of Alloscardovia omnicolens:
- a CDS encoding EamA family transporter, with protein sequence MKKWLVKVMNTSPVLFLLAVQTVVISCANELSKIAFTQIDPLLVSWWRMAFTVLIMMIWRRPFSSRKRAQLPHDAKTWVVLTALGVAVAGMNGVFYIAINTLNSGVAVAIEFIGPLVVAVFAGRTWREYMGALLAFVGLLALAGTSLLSVGLPQFLD encoded by the coding sequence GTGAAGAAATGGTTAGTCAAAGTAATGAATACCTCTCCAGTGCTGTTTTTACTGGCTGTGCAGACGGTGGTTATTTCGTGCGCAAATGAGTTGTCAAAAATTGCGTTTACTCAAATTGATCCGCTGCTAGTGTCATGGTGGCGTATGGCTTTTACGGTGCTCATTATGATGATATGGAGGCGACCATTTTCTTCTCGCAAACGTGCTCAGCTTCCTCATGACGCGAAAACATGGGTTGTTTTAACGGCATTAGGTGTGGCTGTGGCTGGCATGAATGGTGTGTTTTATATTGCTATTAACACATTGAATTCTGGTGTGGCCGTGGCAATCGAGTTTATTGGACCTTTAGTTGTGGCAGTATTTGCAGGACGTACCTGGCGAGAATATATGGGTGCCCTCTTAGCTTTTGTGGGATTGCTGGCATTAGCCGGAACATCGCTCTTATCTGTGGGCCTTCCTCAATTCCTGGACTGA
- a CDS encoding EamA family transporter gives MTSGVLWGTYIVLGRLVAHGSSGLDNLTISLTLGWIIQSCVIGVPAVKAVIHPATYATWAHSDGGWLKLVALMFVITLGASIVSYIFDQVLMRRVSANRFSVMQAVLPAVNLFVSLFFGDRPVIMDFVGVAIIVFAVVISFSSDNDPLPSHDLTSRHHAKIVDDDGNIEPLDVLD, from the coding sequence ATGACCAGTGGCGTTCTCTGGGGAACATATATTGTTTTGGGACGATTGGTAGCTCACGGTTCCTCCGGTTTAGATAATTTGACTATATCGTTGACACTGGGATGGATTATTCAAAGCTGCGTTATTGGCGTTCCGGCAGTCAAAGCAGTCATTCACCCTGCTACATATGCAACGTGGGCGCACTCAGATGGCGGGTGGCTCAAGCTTGTTGCTTTAATGTTTGTGATTACGTTGGGAGCATCAATAGTTTCATATATTTTTGATCAAGTTTTGATGCGTCGAGTTAGTGCTAACCGTTTTTCAGTCATGCAAGCTGTGCTACCAGCTGTAAATTTATTTGTGTCACTCTTCTTCGGAGATCGTCCTGTTATTATGGATTTTGTTGGTGTGGCCATTATTGTTTTTGCTGTAGTTATTAGCTTCTCTAGTGATAATGACCCCTTGCCATCTCATGATTTGACTTCGCGGCATCATGCAAAAATTGTGGATGATGACGGAAATATTGAGCCTCTTGATGTTTTGGATTAG
- a CDS encoding Abi family protein, whose product MKSAKTIDEMIELFKKRKLTITDEESFRSFLYNNNYYRLSGYFRAFQISPAQGDNRFISGTTDEDFIVPYILDTKLRELILKGISVLEISIRSHFAYEISQDGHAYDYISLSAYTCPSSAKNQSSRETLIRKIEKWIQSSSEVCIKHYRKAQQDIPIWAAVETLPFDTVSKMLSYHVDTSALRKVYESLGLPKNLKVGSNTVHAMVYLRNLCAHHSRLWKRETVISAPRILQIERKFTDIAFEQKSIAASLIPLMHMVDNINENTQYSEEILQFLHENDQYMHGITTPVHWK is encoded by the coding sequence ATGAAATCAGCAAAAACAATCGATGAAATGATTGAACTCTTCAAAAAACGAAAGCTTACAATCACAGATGAAGAGTCTTTTCGAAGTTTTTTGTATAACAATAATTACTATAGATTATCTGGATACTTTCGTGCATTTCAAATTAGTCCAGCTCAAGGTGATAACAGGTTCATTAGTGGCACTACTGATGAAGACTTCATCGTTCCGTATATTCTTGACACTAAGCTTAGAGAGCTGATTCTTAAAGGAATAAGTGTCTTAGAGATTTCCATACGTTCCCATTTTGCTTATGAAATATCTCAAGATGGACATGCATATGATTACATATCGTTATCTGCTTACACATGTCCATCTAGCGCAAAGAATCAATCTTCTCGAGAGACGCTAATACGAAAAATTGAAAAATGGATACAATCATCTTCAGAAGTGTGCATTAAGCATTATCGTAAGGCTCAACAAGATATACCGATTTGGGCAGCGGTTGAGACGCTGCCTTTTGATACTGTATCGAAGATGCTTTCTTATCATGTAGATACTTCGGCTTTGAGAAAAGTATACGAGTCCCTTGGTCTACCTAAAAACTTAAAAGTTGGGTCTAATACTGTTCATGCAATGGTTTATCTGCGTAATTTATGCGCTCATCATTCGCGTTTATGGAAACGAGAAACGGTTATTTCAGCACCTCGTATTTTGCAAATTGAGAGAAAATTTACAGATATTGCTTTTGAACAAAAATCTATTGCAGCATCTCTGATACCTCTCATGCACATGGTGGATAATATAAATGAAAACACACAATATTCGGAAGAAATTCTACAATTTCTACACGAAAATGATCAGTATATGCATGGAATCACTACTCCTGTTCATTGGAAATAA
- a CDS encoding DHH family phosphoesterase, whose amino-acid sequence MDFTMLLMSEISPALRTLIERTGLTEEFLAGINTPFAAQLDNMDDFIHTLHSYKNNEITIYPDFDMDGITSGTILYAGLSQLGFNVHLSIPDYDSGHEFCASDVDDIVNRFPHTTVILTCDSGVNSVEGIRYAQSKGLAVLVTDHHDQEVDCPADAMIDPCQRNSSYPLPGICGAAVAFLMISAYARTFSTGQEARFLNLLQLFAGIGTVSDVMPLIHDNRFLVKRSLNLTRELLTNPHALQYLRADTSVHPAFLTAFEGYSQLLQELKVTIQQCDEQFYGYTLAPLFNAPRRVGTDISDAFTVFTCADRQQRRISMVRLIAANNKRKQAVKEYLNTLDDSYAPYIYITDAPRGMLGLLAGKLMHDSNVPTAVVHVSEDGKRIEGSMRSPDYYPIIDMLNNRDGLEVVGHQGAGGVSGPLESLVDALDGVAVPTDYEAEPALIIGDETDDVAWWDQAALHEITRFLDSIAPFGKNFEYPILDLLIPSGADVIHLGSEKQHLKIQMSGCPPVLLWNTDEVPDSVRVRLCYNEFRGVKTLQMIGQN is encoded by the coding sequence ATGGATTTTACAATGTTACTCATGTCTGAAATCTCACCAGCTCTACGCACTCTTATTGAACGTACAGGTCTTACTGAAGAATTCTTAGCTGGGATCAATACTCCTTTTGCTGCACAGCTCGACAACATGGATGATTTTATTCATACATTACATTCGTATAAAAATAATGAAATAACTATTTACCCTGATTTTGATATGGACGGCATCACCTCGGGGACGATTCTGTATGCCGGCTTAAGCCAGCTGGGGTTCAACGTGCACTTATCTATTCCTGATTATGACAGCGGTCATGAGTTCTGTGCCAGCGATGTTGACGATATTGTGAATCGTTTTCCTCATACAACGGTTATTTTGACCTGTGATAGTGGCGTGAATTCAGTAGAAGGTATTCGTTATGCACAGTCCAAGGGACTTGCAGTTTTAGTTACTGATCACCATGATCAGGAAGTAGATTGTCCGGCAGATGCCATGATTGATCCGTGCCAGCGCAATTCTTCCTACCCGCTGCCAGGTATTTGCGGAGCTGCGGTAGCCTTCCTCATGATTAGTGCTTACGCGCGCACATTTTCTACTGGTCAGGAAGCTCGTTTTCTCAATCTTCTGCAACTGTTTGCTGGAATTGGAACAGTGTCAGACGTTATGCCTCTCATACACGATAACCGATTCTTAGTAAAACGTTCGTTGAATCTTACTCGTGAATTGCTCACCAATCCTCATGCCTTACAGTATTTACGTGCAGATACCAGTGTGCATCCAGCTTTCCTTACAGCTTTTGAGGGGTATTCACAGCTCTTACAAGAGTTAAAAGTAACGATTCAGCAGTGTGATGAACAATTTTATGGATATACATTAGCACCCCTCTTTAATGCTCCTCGTCGCGTGGGAACAGATATAAGCGACGCTTTTACTGTTTTCACGTGTGCAGATCGCCAGCAACGGAGAATAAGTATGGTGCGATTGATTGCTGCAAATAACAAACGTAAACAAGCTGTTAAAGAGTATCTGAACACATTAGATGACAGCTATGCGCCATACATTTACATTACTGATGCTCCGCGCGGAATGTTGGGATTATTGGCCGGCAAACTTATGCATGACTCAAATGTGCCCACTGCTGTGGTTCATGTGAGTGAAGATGGTAAGCGCATTGAGGGATCTATGCGTTCTCCTGATTATTATCCGATTATTGATATGTTGAATAATCGTGATGGTTTGGAAGTTGTGGGACACCAAGGAGCTGGCGGCGTGTCTGGCCCGTTGGAGTCTTTAGTCGATGCTTTGGACGGAGTAGCTGTTCCAACTGATTATGAAGCTGAGCCAGCTTTAATTATTGGAGATGAAACAGATGATGTGGCGTGGTGGGATCAGGCAGCTTTACACGAGATAACGCGCTTCTTGGATTCTATCGCTCCATTTGGGAAAAATTTTGAATATCCTATATTGGATTTGCTTATTCCCTCTGGCGCCGATGTTATACATTTGGGAAGCGAAAAACAGCATTTGAAAATTCAGATGTCCGGCTGCCCTCCTGTTTTATTATGGAATACCGATGAAGTACCCGATTCAGTACGCGTGCGCTTGTGTTACAACGAGTTTAGAGGAGTGAAAACTCTGCAAATGATTGGGCAAAATTAA
- a CDS encoding Mbeg1-like protein has translation MPSESIITYAQEMLDPFTKRPFNNVDAAILAQLSYAQLAHERVPQVESTRAAYDQLIHSKNSRSLLQRGKNYIRSFSHKDSQKLSLPDEQRFVSLYTAFWRKEDFESIFPSAANRASMIELVSAVLASPRFRDIQVGEFAYEFNDERYNDQQFAAMTFLLPDGTEFISLRGTETTFVGWREDFELAFHKEIPSQISAMTYLQDMHKHSGGRKMIVAGHSKGGNTAVYAASTVPPHVQDSLTAVYSFDGPGFITNLLDTEGYKRIEDRIVKLIPQDSFVGMMFEGREPYAVVHSSAASFSQHFLFNWDIDMDSADFVYDDQLTDNALKIANSYVEWTNSLDLDTRRKVIDGVFKIFESTGYSSFTEIADNITSAAPVMWEAAQNTPAEDRDVTVTAFRELFSLIFGFNKSVLQWDSFLDKLPFSFKQDNQLRDSHE, from the coding sequence ATGCCTTCTGAATCCATTATTACCTACGCGCAAGAAATGCTTGACCCTTTTACAAAGCGTCCTTTTAACAATGTAGATGCGGCGATTTTAGCGCAACTATCCTACGCCCAGTTAGCGCATGAACGAGTTCCTCAGGTTGAAAGTACTAGGGCAGCATACGACCAGCTGATACACAGCAAAAATTCGCGCTCGCTATTGCAACGCGGGAAGAATTATATTCGCAGTTTTTCGCATAAAGATTCTCAAAAATTATCATTACCCGATGAGCAGCGATTTGTGTCGTTGTATACAGCTTTTTGGCGCAAAGAAGATTTTGAAAGTATTTTTCCCTCTGCTGCTAACCGTGCATCCATGATAGAACTTGTCAGCGCTGTTCTTGCCTCACCTCGTTTCCGAGATATACAAGTGGGGGAGTTTGCCTATGAGTTCAATGATGAACGCTATAACGATCAGCAGTTTGCTGCTATGACATTTTTGTTACCTGATGGTACTGAATTTATTTCCTTGCGTGGTACGGAAACTACTTTTGTGGGGTGGCGAGAGGATTTTGAATTAGCTTTCCATAAGGAAATTCCTTCTCAGATTTCAGCCATGACCTATCTGCAAGATATGCATAAGCATTCAGGTGGTCGTAAAATGATTGTGGCAGGACATTCTAAAGGTGGAAATACCGCTGTATACGCGGCTTCTACTGTTCCTCCTCACGTTCAAGACAGTCTTACAGCGGTCTACTCTTTTGACGGTCCAGGATTTATTACTAATCTTTTAGACACTGAGGGCTACAAGCGTATTGAAGATCGCATTGTTAAACTTATTCCTCAAGATTCGTTTGTTGGCATGATGTTTGAGGGTCGTGAGCCATATGCTGTTGTGCATAGCAGTGCAGCATCTTTTTCCCAGCATTTCCTTTTCAACTGGGATATTGATATGGATAGTGCTGACTTTGTTTATGATGATCAGCTCACAGACAATGCCTTAAAAATTGCCAACTCATACGTGGAGTGGACCAATTCCTTAGACTTAGATACTCGTCGTAAAGTGATTGACGGGGTATTTAAAATCTTTGAATCAACGGGCTATTCTTCTTTTACTGAGATTGCCGACAATATTACAAGTGCTGCACCAGTGATGTGGGAAGCGGCACAGAATACGCCTGCTGAAGATCGAGATGTGACGGTAACAGCTTTTCGTGAGCTTTTCTCACTGATTTTTGGTTTTAACAAAAGCGTTTTGCAGTGGGACAGCTTTTTAGACAAGTTGCCTTTTAGTTTTAAGCAAGACAACCAGCTACGGGATTCACACGAATAA
- a CDS encoding YigZ family protein: MLTVTNPPSQCAHYSYIEKKSEFIGDACHISTLDEAVDFVESIRAQHPKARHVCFAAVTGASQAQFHERMSDDGEPSGTAGKPILNVLRQSGTTDTVIAVTRYFGGILLGAGGLVRAYSTAAAEVLRVANTGSVIPAQEYMCTVDYAQHSMMQRIIQQHKGRVVNEEFTDKVNLRFLIPCDVLQEVEDTIQHTFNGLVLPVRGELGSLME; this comes from the coding sequence ATGTTGACAGTAACCAATCCTCCATCACAATGTGCTCATTACTCCTATATAGAGAAGAAATCTGAGTTTATTGGCGATGCGTGTCATATTTCTACGCTTGACGAAGCTGTGGATTTTGTTGAATCTATTCGTGCTCAGCATCCTAAAGCGCGGCACGTGTGCTTTGCGGCAGTCACAGGTGCAAGTCAAGCACAATTTCATGAGCGCATGAGTGACGATGGCGAACCAAGTGGGACTGCTGGTAAACCAATTCTGAATGTGTTGCGTCAATCAGGAACAACCGATACTGTTATTGCCGTAACGCGCTATTTTGGTGGTATTTTACTTGGTGCTGGAGGTCTTGTGCGCGCGTATTCCACAGCAGCGGCTGAAGTGCTACGCGTGGCCAATACGGGCAGCGTTATTCCTGCTCAAGAATATATGTGTACTGTTGATTATGCACAACACAGTATGATGCAACGCATTATTCAACAACATAAAGGTAGAGTAGTAAACGAAGAATTTACCGATAAAGTTAATCTACGTTTTCTTATTCCTTGCGATGTTCTGCAAGAAGTTGAAGATACTATTCAACATACGTTTAATGGATTAGTACTACCAGTTCGAGGAGAGCTTGGCTCGCTGATGGAGTAA
- a CDS encoding AbrB family transcriptional regulator, translated as MSNQESLSEEYEYLRHTEDAAELSRRCHTPLPDSSDAAAFSRATALLEAVAGNMHTPEEDRIFLATTMPYPNILVKLSTDPLASVREAVAANTQSKDWLVGRLTKDADDNVRAKALMNPVTTWKMRMEGAQDERTSSDVLSHLGTLGTEEDSKSPTVLAAMVRRAVAQNPNVTDETLQALTADSVPDVANAAQQVLARKK; from the coding sequence ATGAGCAATCAAGAATCACTAAGTGAAGAATACGAGTATTTACGACATACTGAAGATGCAGCAGAGTTGAGTCGCCGCTGTCATACGCCTTTGCCAGATTCCAGCGATGCAGCAGCGTTCTCGCGAGCAACGGCATTGTTAGAAGCAGTGGCTGGTAATATGCATACTCCAGAAGAAGATCGCATATTCTTGGCAACAACCATGCCATATCCAAATATTTTGGTTAAGCTCTCCACAGATCCTTTAGCAAGCGTGCGTGAAGCAGTAGCAGCAAATACTCAATCTAAAGACTGGTTGGTGGGACGCCTTACAAAAGATGCTGATGACAATGTGCGTGCTAAGGCATTGATGAATCCCGTAACCACCTGGAAAATGCGCATGGAAGGCGCACAAGACGAACGTACATCTTCTGACGTACTGTCACATTTAGGCACATTAGGCACTGAGGAAGATTCTAAATCTCCTACAGTTTTAGCGGCAATGGTACGCAGGGCTGTGGCACAAAATCCCAATGTCACCGATGAAACTTTGCAGGCTTTAACAGCTGACTCTGTGCCTGATGTAGCTAATGCTGCTCAGCAGGTTCTCGCGCGGAAAAAATAG
- the rplM gene encoding 50S ribosomal protein L13 yields the protein MKTFTPKPSDLTHEWYVVDATDVVLGRLSVQVANLLRGKNKPTFAPHADGGNFVIVINADKISLSGNKLNKNLYHHSGYPSGLRADSYAELLEKDPERIIRAAVKGMMPKNKLAKVQLGRLRVYAGDQHPHTPNKPQVVEIAQVSQQAN from the coding sequence GTGAAGACTTTCACTCCAAAGCCAAGTGATTTGACTCACGAATGGTACGTCGTAGACGCTACTGACGTGGTGCTCGGTCGTTTGTCGGTACAGGTAGCAAATTTGCTTCGCGGCAAGAACAAGCCAACTTTCGCTCCTCATGCAGATGGCGGTAACTTCGTTATCGTTATCAATGCAGATAAGATTTCTTTGAGCGGAAACAAGCTGAATAAGAATCTTTACCACCACTCTGGTTATCCAAGTGGTTTGCGTGCAGATTCTTATGCTGAGCTTCTTGAGAAAGATCCAGAACGCATTATTCGCGCAGCAGTCAAGGGCATGATGCCTAAGAACAAGCTTGCTAAGGTACAGCTTGGTCGTTTGCGTGTTTATGCAGGAGATCAGCATCCACATACCCCAAACAAGCCACAAGTTGTTGAGATCGCACAGGTCTCCCAGCAGGCTAACTAG
- a CDS encoding NINE protein: MTDNGTYEQFPASNADNFASSSMSEQEVPATSTSEDVNQSQTSYTQASSQQQYTQDYTHNSASSNPQSGYSQPYVQQQPYAQQPYAQQSGMYSAPQPQNSYPHYTQEQPSVQQQPQYGYMPPAAQAPYNQAPYGAGSQVPPLMVGAKSKIVAAVLAFFLGFLGVHNFYLGKNTQGIIQLLMGTVGWFFIFPPIISGIWAFVEFILILVSTPGTSYHRDGQGYELQD, translated from the coding sequence ATGACTGATAACGGCACCTATGAACAATTTCCGGCCAGTAATGCTGATAACTTTGCGTCTTCTTCTATGAGTGAGCAAGAGGTACCTGCGACGAGTACGTCTGAAGATGTGAATCAAAGTCAAACTTCATACACTCAAGCCTCATCGCAGCAACAATATACCCAGGATTACACTCACAATAGTGCTTCCTCGAATCCTCAGTCAGGCTATTCTCAGCCGTATGTACAGCAGCAACCTTACGCCCAGCAACCTTACGCCCAGCAGTCGGGTATGTATTCAGCACCGCAGCCTCAGAATTCATATCCACACTACACTCAAGAACAGCCTTCTGTACAACAGCAACCTCAATATGGGTATATGCCACCAGCAGCTCAAGCACCTTATAATCAAGCACCGTATGGCGCTGGCTCTCAGGTGCCTCCGCTTATGGTGGGAGCAAAGAGCAAAATTGTGGCAGCTGTGCTTGCTTTCTTCTTAGGATTCCTCGGCGTTCATAATTTCTACTTGGGTAAAAACACGCAAGGTATTATTCAGCTCTTAATGGGAACAGTTGGCTGGTTTTTTATTTTCCCACCAATTATTTCGGGAATATGGGCATTTGTGGAATTTATTTTGATTCTTGTATCTACTCCGGGTACGTCTTACCATCGAGATGGACAAGGCTACGAGTTGCAAGACTAA
- the adhE gene encoding bifunctional acetaldehyde-CoA/alcohol dehydrogenase → MAKAATKDQSVVKEAEAEMSDAQKEVDALVQRALVALDEYQNFDQKKIDYIVAKASIDALHAHLELAKMAVDETGRGMVEDKATKNIFACEHITHHLANQRTVGVISESDVDGITEIAEPVGVVAGVTPVTNPTSTTIFKALIALKTRCPIVFGFHPFAQECSKAAAKIVRDAAVAAGAPKDCIQWIEHPSIEATGALMKHPGVATILATGGPGMVKAAYSSGKPALGVGAGNAPAYIDTDVDLDRAVNDLVLSKHFDYGMICATEQAIIAHTDIYDSLVEKLKARHTYFVKGEEKEKLEKFMFGTTAYAKDGSKPVLNSKVPGKSPQWIAEQAGITIPENTVIIAAECKEVGENEPLTMEKLAPVHAVLRAQNKDEAFVMCEQMLVHGEGHTAAIHTNNEQLVREYGLRMHACRVIWNSPSSLGGIGDIYNAIAPSLTLGCGSYGGNSVAGNVQAVNLINVKRVARRNNNMQWFKIPPKTYFEPNAIRYLRDMVDVNRVVFVCDKVILDLGIIDKAIAQLQQRLNKVEWRIIDYVEPEPSIETVERGAAMMRDEFQPDTIIAIGGGSPMDAAKIMWLLYEHPEIEFRDIREKFFDIRKRAFRLPELGKKAKLVCVPTTSGTGSEVTPFAVITDTKTGIKYPVTDYSLTPSVAVVDPVLARTQPRRVASDSGFDAITHAMEAYVSAYANDFTDGLALHSVKLLWENLAPSVNEGQANPQAQEKVHNAATMAGMAFGSAFLGMCHSMAHTIGALCHVAHGRCNSILLPYVIRYNGQTPLEPISWPKYNKYVAPERYQDIAKQLGLPANTPEEAVDNLANAVADYRDNKLGMDASFKAAGVDEEHFWAVLDQIGMRAYEDQCTPANPRIPQIEDMKDIAIAAYYGVSQEEGKKMRAERAAAAENSASEN, encoded by the coding sequence GTGGCAAAAGCAGCTACTAAGGATCAGTCAGTAGTTAAAGAAGCTGAAGCAGAAATGTCCGATGCTCAGAAAGAAGTGGACGCACTTGTTCAGCGTGCTCTCGTAGCTTTAGATGAGTATCAGAATTTTGATCAAAAGAAGATCGATTATATCGTAGCAAAAGCATCTATTGATGCGCTCCATGCTCATCTTGAACTTGCAAAGATGGCTGTGGACGAAACTGGTCGAGGCATGGTTGAAGATAAAGCAACCAAGAACATTTTCGCTTGTGAACACATTACCCATCATTTAGCTAATCAGCGCACCGTAGGCGTGATTAGTGAAAGCGATGTTGACGGTATTACTGAAATTGCTGAGCCAGTTGGTGTTGTTGCTGGTGTAACTCCAGTAACTAACCCAACATCTACCACGATTTTCAAGGCGCTTATTGCTTTGAAGACTCGCTGCCCAATTGTTTTTGGTTTCCACCCATTCGCTCAGGAATGCTCTAAAGCTGCAGCAAAGATTGTACGTGATGCAGCTGTAGCCGCTGGCGCTCCAAAAGATTGCATTCAGTGGATTGAACACCCATCCATCGAAGCAACCGGCGCTTTGATGAAGCACCCAGGCGTAGCTACTATTTTGGCAACAGGTGGTCCTGGTATGGTTAAAGCTGCTTATTCATCAGGTAAGCCAGCTCTTGGTGTGGGTGCAGGTAATGCTCCAGCATATATTGATACCGATGTTGATTTAGATCGTGCAGTCAACGATCTCGTGCTTTCTAAGCATTTCGATTACGGTATGATTTGTGCAACAGAGCAGGCCATTATTGCTCATACTGATATTTATGATTCCTTGGTTGAAAAGCTCAAAGCTCGCCACACTTACTTCGTTAAGGGTGAAGAGAAAGAAAAGCTTGAAAAGTTCATGTTTGGAACCACTGCCTACGCTAAAGATGGTTCTAAGCCAGTACTGAACTCAAAAGTTCCAGGTAAATCTCCTCAGTGGATTGCTGAACAAGCTGGAATTACTATTCCAGAAAATACTGTAATTATTGCTGCTGAGTGCAAGGAAGTGGGCGAAAACGAGCCACTTACCATGGAAAAGCTCGCTCCAGTACACGCAGTTCTGCGCGCACAGAACAAGGATGAAGCATTTGTTATGTGTGAACAGATGCTCGTTCACGGTGAAGGACATACTGCAGCAATTCATACAAATAATGAGCAGCTCGTTCGTGAATATGGTTTACGTATGCACGCCTGCCGTGTTATTTGGAATTCTCCATCCTCTTTGGGCGGTATTGGTGATATCTACAATGCAATCGCTCCTTCGTTAACCTTGGGTTGCGGCTCTTACGGTGGCAACTCTGTAGCAGGTAATGTTCAAGCAGTAAACCTCATCAATGTAAAGCGCGTAGCACGAAGGAACAACAATATGCAGTGGTTCAAGATTCCACCAAAGACCTACTTTGAGCCAAACGCAATTCGTTATTTGCGTGATATGGTTGACGTCAATCGCGTAGTATTTGTTTGCGATAAGGTCATCCTCGATTTGGGTATTATTGATAAGGCAATTGCACAGCTTCAGCAGCGTTTGAACAAGGTGGAATGGCGCATTATCGATTACGTAGAGCCAGAACCATCTATTGAAACTGTAGAACGTGGCGCAGCTATGATGCGCGACGAATTCCAGCCAGATACCATTATTGCAATCGGTGGTGGTTCTCCAATGGACGCAGCCAAGATTATGTGGCTGCTGTATGAACACCCAGAAATCGAGTTCCGCGATATTCGTGAAAAGTTCTTCGATATCCGTAAGCGCGCATTCCGTCTGCCAGAGCTGGGTAAGAAGGCAAAGCTCGTTTGTGTGCCAACAACATCTGGTACAGGTTCTGAAGTAACTCCATTCGCTGTGATTACCGATACCAAGACCGGTATTAAGTATCCAGTAACAGATTACTCTTTGACACCATCTGTAGCAGTAGTCGATCCTGTTTTGGCTCGCACACAGCCTCGTCGAGTAGCATCTGATTCTGGTTTCGATGCTATTACTCACGCAATGGAAGCTTATGTGTCCGCATATGCTAACGACTTCACTGATGGTTTGGCATTGCACTCTGTGAAGCTGCTGTGGGAGAACTTGGCACCTTCTGTTAATGAAGGTCAAGCAAATCCACAGGCTCAAGAAAAGGTTCACAACGCTGCAACGATGGCAGGTATGGCATTCGGCTCTGCATTCTTGGGTATGTGCCACTCTATGGCTCATACCATTGGTGCACTCTGCCACGTGGCTCACGGCCGATGCAACTCCATCTTGCTGCCATATGTAATCCGCTATAACGGTCAGACTCCATTGGAACCAATCTCTTGGCCAAAGTACAATAAGTATGTTGCTCCTGAACGTTATCAGGATATTGCTAAGCAGCTTGGACTACCAGCTAATACCCCTGAAGAAGCAGTAGATAACCTCGCTAATGCAGTGGCTGATTACCGTGATAATAAGCTGGGTATGGATGCTTCCTTTAAGGCAGCCGGTGTTGATGAAGAGCACTTCTGGGCTGTACTTGATCAGATTGGTATGCGTGCATACGAAGATCAGTGCACTCCTGCAAATCCTCGCATTCCTCAGATTGAAGATATGAAAGATATTGCTATCGCAGCATATTATGGTGTATCTCAAGAAGAGGGTAAGAAGATGCGTGCTGAACGTGCTGCCGCAGCTGAAAATTCTGCATCTGAGAACTAG
- a CDS encoding ABC transporter ATP-binding protein produces MNTTHYILETRHLTRTFSTPDGPLHAVNNLSIALPRGKRIALLGSNGAGKSTLINMIVNLDNPSSGMLSVCGQAPAQAQSQGAVAAVMQSGGLLPEWTVRETITTMCAIQGQSHRFKEIIDRAGVSEFLNRRIRNCSGGQVQRVRLALALITSCELLILDEPTAGMDPHARRELWEQLNTLHEQGTTILAATHFMDEATRNTDYILIMHKGQLLAQGTYDEILDKTSARSLDEAFFALTDAADSHAAAPSLQ; encoded by the coding sequence ATGAACACTACACACTATATTTTAGAAACGCGTCATCTTACGCGTACTTTCTCTACGCCTGATGGTCCGCTCCATGCAGTTAATAATCTGAGCATTGCTCTTCCCCGCGGTAAAAGAATTGCTTTGCTCGGTTCGAACGGAGCCGGAAAAAGTACTCTCATCAACATGATTGTCAATCTCGATAATCCAAGTTCTGGTATGTTGTCAGTGTGCGGGCAGGCACCTGCACAAGCACAATCCCAAGGTGCAGTAGCTGCTGTTATGCAGTCTGGAGGACTTTTACCAGAATGGACAGTACGAGAAACAATCACGACTATGTGCGCTATTCAAGGGCAGTCTCATCGCTTCAAGGAGATTATTGATAGGGCAGGAGTGAGTGAATTCCTGAATCGGCGTATTCGTAACTGTTCTGGTGGGCAGGTTCAAAGAGTACGTTTGGCCTTAGCCTTGATTACATCATGTGAGCTCTTGATCCTCGATGAGCCGACTGCTGGCATGGATCCTCATGCTCGTCGTGAACTGTGGGAACAGCTCAATACTCTGCATGAGCAAGGAACAACAATTTTAGCTGCAACTCATTTTATGGATGAAGCCACGCGTAATACGGACTACATTCTTATTATGCATAAAGGGCAATTGCTTGCTCAAGGCACGTATGATGAAATTCTTGATAAGACATCTGCTCGAAGTCTTGATGAGGCATTTTTCGCTCTTACCGATGCGGCAGATTCTCATGCTGCAGCACCATCTCTTCAGTAA